The sequence GTCCTCGGCAGCGAGGCCACCTGCCTCAGCAGCGTGGACGCGGCCGTCGGGCAGATGAACGACACCCTGCCCGGCAGCCTGGATGCGCTGTACGACGGCATCCGGGCCCGCGCCCCGCAGGCCCGGGTCGTGGTCCTCGGCTACCCCCGCTTCTACCAGCTGTCCGGCAGCTGCGTCGCCGGGCTCAGCGAGACCGAACGGGCCGCGATCAACAACGCGTCGGACGCGCTGAACGACGTCATCGCCAAGCGCTCCGCCGACGCCGGGTTCACCTTCTCCAGCGTGGTGGACGAGTTCACCGGACACGAGCTGTGCTCGGGCGACGCCTGGCTGCACAGCGTCACCGTCCCGATCGAGAACTCCTACCACCCCAAGGCAGCGGGGCAGTCGGGCGGCTACCTGCCCGCCCTCCGCTCGGCGGTGTAGCGGAAGCCGAAGCGACCGGGCTGCGGCTCACCGGGCGACCGGTGAGCCGCCACGCTCCGCCCCTCGTCGCCGCTCTCCGCCACGCTCGGCCTCTGGCGGCCCCTCTCCGTCTCTCGCCACCGCTCTCCGCCCCTCACCGGCTCTCACCGTCTCTCGCCATCACTCTCCGCCCCTCGCCCGCCGCGTCGGTCTCCCCGGCCGGCCTCCCCCGTGACGCTTCCTCACCCTCCCCGTAACGCCTGTCCGTTCTCAGTACCGCTCGACCAGATGCTCCCGGCCCGCCGGAGGCTCGTACGACTCGGGCCAGAAGTCCGTCACGCCGGTGATCAGCCCCTTCTCGTCGAAGGTGAAGAAGTGGATGGCGTCCAACTCCTGGTCCGCCTCGCCCTCCTGCTCCCCCGTCACCGTGAACCCGGTCCGGGCCGCGGCCTGCCGGCCCTCCGCGTCGGCGACGATCCGCTCGACCCGGACGTGCCAGTCGCCCGGATACTCCTGGTTGAACCGGAGATACCGCTCCTTGCCGAGGATCCGCTCGCGCGTCTGCGGCAGTTCGTACACCACGTCCTCGGCGAGGGTCTGCGCGAACGCGCTCCAGTCGCGCTCCTCGGCCGCCGACCAGTACGTCTCCACCGCCCCGCGCAGCGCCGCCGTCGTCGCCCCCCGGGGCGCTGCTTCCTGTCATGTCGGTCATGGGGACGAGTGTGGCCCCCACCACTGACAATCGGCCGGACAGAGCCCGCGGGGCGCCTCCGAGCTGCGGTTATCCCCGCCCCTGCACCGGCCGCGACGCCTTGATGGAATACATCAGCGGAATCCTCGGCCGGCCCGCCGGGAAGCGGTACTGGCCGTCCGCATGGCGCTCCAGCGTGTCGAACCGCTGGACGAGCGAGACGTCGTGTTCGTGGAGGAAGTCGATCCGCAGACCGGCCGTGGCGAGCGCCGTCACCACCCGGCCCACCGGGTGCTGCCACTCGACGCTGCGGTTGTGCACCGTGGGCGCGTCGAGGTCCGCGTACGTGCCCGGCGTCTCGTCCACCCAGGCGTCGCGGCTGAAGTAGTCGTCGGTGACCACCGAGCCGGTCGCGTCCATCGAGTCGGTCAGCGGATGGAACTCCGCCAGGTAGAGGAATCCGCCGGGCGCGACGAGCGACGCGGCGGTCTCGGCCCAGCGGTCGATGTCGGGCAGCCAGCCCAGGGCTCCGATGCCCGTGTAGACGATGTCGTAGGCGGAGTCGGGAACGGCGGACGGGGCGTCGTACACGTCGGCCGCGACGAACGCCGCCCGGTCCGGGCCGAGGCCCAGCGACCTGGCCAGGCCCCGGGCGGTCTCGACGGCGGGCTCGGAGAAGTCGAGGCCCACCACCTGTGCGGCGCCGTGCCGCACCCAGGACAGGGTGTCCATGCCGAAATGGCACTGGAGGTGCAGCAGGGTCCTGCCCCTGACGTCGCCGACCTCGGCCAGCTCGAAGGCGCGCAGCACGTCCTTGCCCGCCCGGAACGCGTCCAGCTCGTAGAAGGCGCTCGCCACGTGGATCGGCACGCGCTCGTCCCAGCGCGCGCGGTTGGTCTCGTGCCAGTCGTCCGGAGTCGGGGAGTACATGTCCGGGAAGCTACCGACGGGCCGGGCGGGGCGCGAGCGGATATCCGCGGCTGACCGGCGCGCTCAAGGGCCCCTGGCCCATCGGGTTGGATGGGGGCATGACGACTGATGCTGCAGCCGCGCCCGACTGGGAGAAGCGGTTCCGTGCGCCCCGCGTCTCGCTGCCCGACTGGGCCGAGGACGCCCCCGACCGTTCGCTGTTCGTTTCCAACGCCACCGGCACCTACGAGCTGTACGCGTGGGACCGGGCGAGCGGGCGGCAGCGCCAGGTGACCGACCGGCCCAACGGGACCACCGACGGCGTGCTCACGCCGGACGGGGAGGCCGTCTGGTGGTTCAGCGACACCGACGGCGACGAGTTCGGGGTGTGGATGCGCCAGCCGTTCGGCGGCGGCGAGGACGAACCGGCCGCCCCGGGCCTCGCGCCCTCCTACCCGGCGGGCCTGGCCATCGGGCGGGACGGTTCGGCGGTGATCGGCCGCTCGACCGACGAGGACGGCACGACGGTCCACCTGGTGCGGGCCCCGGGCGCCGAGCCCGTGGAGATCTACCGGCACCGGGAGTCCGCGGGCGTCGGGGACCTCTCCCACGACGGGACGCTGATCGCGCTGGAGCACACCGAGCACGGCGACGCGATGCACTCCGCGCTGCGCGTGGTCCGCCGGGACGGCTCGACCGTCGCCGAGCTGGACGACACCGAGGGCGGCACGAAGGAGCTGGGGCTCAGCGTGCTGGGCTTCGCACCGGTCGCCGGGGACACCCGGCTCCTCGTCGGGCACCAGCGGCAGGGCCGCTGGGAGCCGATGATCTGGGACCCGGTCGCGGGCACCGAGACCCCGCTGCCGATCGGCCTGCCGGGCGACGTGGGCGCCGAGTGGTATCCGGACGGCTCCGCGCTGCTCGTCGAGCACGAGTTCGAGGCCCGCAGCGAGCTGTGGCGGTACGAGCCGGGGGCGGCGGCGCCCGTACGGGTGGAGACCCCCGCCGGCACGGTCTCGGGCGCCACGGCCCGGCCGGACGGAACGGTGGAGTACCTGTGGTCATCGGCCGCGCAGCCGCCCGTGGTGCGGTCGACGAGCGGTGCCGTGGTCCTGGATCCTCCCGGTGCGAAGGCCCCGCCCTCGGTGCCCGTCGAGGACGCGTGGGTGGAGGGACCCGGCGGCCGGATCCACGCCCTCGTGCAGAGGCCCGCCACCGGCGAGGGCCCCTTCCCCACCGTCTTCGAGATCCACGGCGGGCCGACCTGGCACGACAGCGACGCCTTCGCCTCCGGCCCCGCCGCCTGGCTCGACCACGGCTTCGCGGTCGTCCGGGTCAACTACCGGGGCTCCACCGGATACGGCCGCGCCTGGACGGACGCGCTGAAACACCGGGTCGGGCTGATCGAGCTGGAGGACATCGCCGCCGTACGGGAGTGGTCGGTGCAGTCCGGGCTCGCGGACCCGGAGCGCCTCGTCCTGGCCGGCGGATCCTGGGGCGGCTATCTGACCCTGCTCGGCCTGGGCACCCAGCCCGGCTCCTGGGCGCTGGGCCTGGCCGCCGTCCCCGTCGCGGACTACGTCACGGCGTACCACGACGAGATGGAGGCCCTGAAGGCGATGGACCGCACGCTGCTGGGCGGCACGCCGGAGGAGGTTCCCGAGCGGTTCACGGCCTCGTCCCCGCTGACGTACGTCGACGCGGTGCGCGCCCCCGTCTACATCTCGGCGGGCGTCAACGATCCGCGCTGCCCCATCCGTCAGGTGGAGAACTACGTGGACCGGCTCGCGGCGCGCGGTGCCGTCCACGAGGTGTACCGCTACGACGCCGGGCACGGCTCACTCGTGGTGGAGGAGCGGATCAAGCAGGTGCGGCTGGAGCTGGAGTTCGCCCTGAAGCACCTGGGCGGCGGTCCGGTCCACGGGGCGTAAGGGCCGGATAAATTGCGGACCCCGCCCCGGGTACCCGGGGCGGGGAACCGTACCTTTGAGGGGTGTACCGGTTCCTGCTGACCCCACGGTGGTGGGGGATCAACCTCTTCGTCGTGCTGGCCATCCCGTTCTGCGTGTTCATGGGCACCTGGCAGCTCGGCCGCTTCGAGGACCGTGTGCAGTCGCACGAACAGGCGGAGAAGGCCCCCGATCCGCGTACCCGGGACGCGAAACCCCTGGACGAGCTGCTGCCCGTCGACAAGGTGACGTCCGGCCGTCCGGCCACCGCCACCGGGACCTACGCGGACCAGTTCCTGGTGCCCGGCCGTGAGCTGGAGGACCGGCAGGGCTTCTACGTCCTGAACCTGCTGCGGACCGACAGCGGCAAGGCCCTGCCGGTGGTACGGGGCTGGCTGCCCGGGTCCGCGACCGGCGCCCGGGTCCCCGCCGCGCCCGAGGGCGAGGTCACGGTCACCGGCGACCTCCAGGCCTCCGAGAACACCCACAGCGACGGCGTGAACGTCCGGGGCGGGCTCCCCTCGGGCCAGATCGGCATGATCAGCGCGGCGACCCTGGTCAACCTCGTCCCCTACGACGTGTACGACGCCTGGGTGACGCTTCCCGAGGCCGAGGCGGGCGGTACGGGCGGTGGGATGGAGCCCGTCCCCGCGGCGGCCCCGGAGGGCAGCGGCCTCGATCTGAAGGCCTTCCAGAACCTCGGCTACACGGGCGAGTGGTTCGTGTTCGCCGCCTTCGTGCTCTTCATGTGGTTCCGGCTGGTGCGGCGCGAGGCGGAGGCCGAGCGGGACATCGCGCTCGGTCTCGTACCGGAGGGGGCCCCTGCGGCGGCCGCTCCGGCCGCGAAGGGCGCCGGCCCGGACTCGGACGACGCCGGTCCGGCCCAGCAGGTCTCCACGGCCCCGGAGGGCACCGGTCCGGCCCAGCAGGACGCCACGGCCCCGGAGGGCACCGGTCCGGCCCAGCAGGACGCCACGGCCCCGGCGTCCCCGGAGGGCACCCCGCAGGACGCCCCCGAGGACCCTTCCGCGCCGGACTACGGCGACGTGGCGAGGACACCCGTCCGGTAGATCGTGCCCGAGCAGGCGTCGGGGATCTCCGTCTGCGCGGTGGGCGCTCCCGTCTCCGGAGTGTGCGTCACGGCGACGCTGCCCTCGGCCGTGGTCCCGCCGTCCACGGACAGCGACTGGGGGTCGACGCCGGTCTGTTCCTCGGAGCCCTCGCCGACCGCGCCTCCCGCGCCGTCCGCCGACGGGGTCGGGGTCGGTGAGGGGCGCACGGTCGGACAGGTGTCCGTCGGGACCCAGGCGAACTGCACCTCGTACGCCATGGCGGGCTTCAGCAGCACCGTGCCCGGCTCCTCGGACGGGTCGGGCAGGCCGGGGGCCGCGTCGCCCTCGGCGTGCTGGACCACGACGATCTTGTGGGAGTCGGCGGCGCCGCGGGCGGTGAAGCCCACGGTGCCGTTGCTGGTGACCCTGCAGTCCGAACCGGACACGTTGGCGATCCGGAAGCTGCCGTAGACCGTGCCGTCGGCCCCCGGCGCACCCGTGCTCGCGGACGCGACGCCGAGCTGGCCCGGGTCGCAGACGGGCAGGGAGGCGTAGTCCGGGCTCGGGGAGTCGGATTCCTGGCCCGCCACCGACGCGTCGGGGTCGCGTCCCTCGCCCCGGGAGGGGCTGGGGTCCGGGGCGGCCTCGCCCAGGCTGCCCTCGCTCTCGCGCTGGGTGGGCGCCACGGTCCGCAGGCCCGGCTGCTCCTCGGGGCCGGGCTCCTCCCCGTTGCCGCCCTGGGCCTGCTCGCCGTGCCCGGCGATGGCCGGCCGGGCGGTGGGCGGGCCGTCCGAGGCGGCGACGTGGACGAAGGCGGGGACGGCGGTGCCGATCAGCAGGGCGGCCGCGGCCGTCCCGACGACGGCCTGCCGCCGCCGGGCCCGGCGGGCGGGGACGGCGCGCTGGAGGCGGTCGAGGGTCCCCTCGGAGGGGGTGAGGTCACCGACCGCGCCGTGCAGCATGCGGCGCAGGGCCACCTCGTCCAGTTCGCCGGACCGGTCGGGGGCGCGTCTGCCGTCGGCGAAGAGGTCGGTCAGCGTGGCGAGGACGTCGTCGTCAAAGGCTCCGGGGACGTCGCCGGGGGCTCCGGGGTCGCCGGCGGACTCGCTGTCCCCGTGCGCGGGCGGCGTGGGCTTCGCGGACGCGTTCCCCCCGGGGCCCGCGCCTTCGCCGTCCGGCCGGCACGGATCGGTGTGCGGGGTCTTCTCCGGCCCGTCGTTCACCATGCCGATTCCCGTCGGGTCGTTCTCGTGCCTGTGCTCAGGGACGTCGGGACACTGCCCGGGGGACTGCTCGGACCCGCTCATGCCTGGGCCTCCATCACCACACGCAGCGCCGCGATACCCCGCGAACCGTACGCCTTCACGGAGCCCAGCGAGACCCCGAGCGTCTCGGCGACCTGGGCCTCCGTCATGTCCGCGAAGTACCGCAGCACCAGCACCTCGCGCTGGCGTCGCTGGAGCCCCTTCATGGCCTTGATCAGCGCGTCCCGCTCCAGCTGGTCGTAGGCGCCCTCCTCCGCGCTCGCCATGTCCGGCATCGGCTTGGAGAGCAGCTTCAGCCCGAGGATGCGGCGGCGCAGCGCGGAGCGCGAGAGGTTGACGACGGTCTGCCGGAGGTAGGCGAGGGTCTTCTCGGGCTCACGGACCCGGTTGCGCGCGGAGTGCACCCGGATGAACGCCTCCTGCACCACGTCCTCGCAGGACGCGGTGTCGTCCAGCAGCAGGGCGGCGAGGCCGAGCAGGGAGCGGTAGTGGGCGCGATAGGTCTCGGTGAGATGGTCGACCGTCGTTCCTGCTGCCACCGTCTCGTCAGCACCCCCGCGCTGCGAGGGCAACGACGTCGGGTGCGCGGCGGGCATGGGCGCGATCACCGGCATACCGCCGGGCGCACGGGGCCGCCGGAACGGGCGCACCGAAGCACCCCGCAACGGGCCCACCACTGTGATGTCGAGAACCTCTGCCACGCCAGTTGGACACGCTTCCCCCCGTCAGGGTTGTACGCGGACCGCACCATGTTCGACGCCGTGCGATATGCCCTCATACGTACCTGCTCTTCCCCAATTACCCCGTTGCAGCGCCCGGCCACGCACAAAGTGACGGCATAGACGCAACCCGGCCGAGGTGCGGTTGCGCATGGCCGGGAGATCATCGTCGGACACGACAACGCCCCAGCTCAAGAGGTTCAGACCAGCGAATTCCTCATAGGGCGTTCACAGATCCTACAAAAGAGGTTCGACGCTCATCGAGGGAATTCGGCGGCGACCGATTCGGCGATCTGCGCCACGTTCAAAGCCGCCCCTTTTCGGAGATTGTCCCCGCAAAGGAACATTTCCAGGGCATGCGGATCGTCCATGGACCGCCGCACGCGGCCCACCCAGGTCGGGTCGGTGCCGACCACGTCGGACGGAGTGGGGAAGTCCCCGGAGGCCGGGTTGTCGAACAGGACCACGCCGGGTGCGGTCGCCAGGATCTCGTGCGCCTTGCCGACCTCGACCTCGTTCTCGAAGCGGGCGTGGACGGACATCGAGTGGGTGGTGACGACGGGGACGTACACACAGGTCGCGGTGGCCTTCAGGTCCGGCATGCCGAGCACCTTGCGGCACTCCTCGCGCAGCGCGATCTCCTCGGAGGACCAGCCGTCCCCGG is a genomic window of Streptomyces sp. YPW6 containing:
- a CDS encoding SGNH/GDSL hydrolase family protein: MSVRRIRAALSTLAIAAVAAIGLAAPASAADPAAAGGYVALGDSYSSGVGAGSYLPDSGGCRRSTAAYPYLWQAAHSPASFAFVACSGATTSSVASGQLGALGTSTSLVSVTAGGNDVGFADVMQDCVLGSEATCLSSVDAAVGQMNDTLPGSLDALYDGIRARAPQARVVVLGYPRFYQLSGSCVAGLSETERAAINNASDALNDVIAKRSADAGFTFSSVVDEFTGHELCSGDAWLHSVTVPIENSYHPKAAGQSGGYLPALRSAV
- a CDS encoding nuclear transport factor 2 family protein; amino-acid sequence: METYWSAAEERDWSAFAQTLAEDVVYELPQTRERILGKERYLRFNQEYPGDWHVRVERIVADAEGRQAAARTGFTVTGEQEGEADQELDAIHFFTFDEKGLITGVTDFWPESYEPPAGREHLVERY
- a CDS encoding bifunctional 2-polyprenyl-6-hydroxyphenol methylase/3-demethylubiquinol 3-O-methyltransferase UbiG, whose product is MYSPTPDDWHETNRARWDERVPIHVASAFYELDAFRAGKDVLRAFELAEVGDVRGRTLLHLQCHFGMDTLSWVRHGAAQVVGLDFSEPAVETARGLARSLGLGPDRAAFVAADVYDAPSAVPDSAYDIVYTGIGALGWLPDIDRWAETAASLVAPGGFLYLAEFHPLTDSMDATGSVVTDDYFSRDAWVDETPGTYADLDAPTVHNRSVEWQHPVGRVVTALATAGLRIDFLHEHDVSLVQRFDTLERHADGQYRFPAGRPRIPLMYSIKASRPVQGRG
- a CDS encoding prolyl oligopeptidase family serine peptidase; this translates as MTTDAAAAPDWEKRFRAPRVSLPDWAEDAPDRSLFVSNATGTYELYAWDRASGRQRQVTDRPNGTTDGVLTPDGEAVWWFSDTDGDEFGVWMRQPFGGGEDEPAAPGLAPSYPAGLAIGRDGSAVIGRSTDEDGTTVHLVRAPGAEPVEIYRHRESAGVGDLSHDGTLIALEHTEHGDAMHSALRVVRRDGSTVAELDDTEGGTKELGLSVLGFAPVAGDTRLLVGHQRQGRWEPMIWDPVAGTETPLPIGLPGDVGAEWYPDGSALLVEHEFEARSELWRYEPGAAAPVRVETPAGTVSGATARPDGTVEYLWSSAAQPPVVRSTSGAVVLDPPGAKAPPSVPVEDAWVEGPGGRIHALVQRPATGEGPFPTVFEIHGGPTWHDSDAFASGPAAWLDHGFAVVRVNYRGSTGYGRAWTDALKHRVGLIELEDIAAVREWSVQSGLADPERLVLAGGSWGGYLTLLGLGTQPGSWALGLAAVPVADYVTAYHDEMEALKAMDRTLLGGTPEEVPERFTASSPLTYVDAVRAPVYISAGVNDPRCPIRQVENYVDRLAARGAVHEVYRYDAGHGSLVVEERIKQVRLELEFALKHLGGGPVHGA
- a CDS encoding SURF1 family protein, with protein sequence MYRFLLTPRWWGINLFVVLAIPFCVFMGTWQLGRFEDRVQSHEQAEKAPDPRTRDAKPLDELLPVDKVTSGRPATATGTYADQFLVPGRELEDRQGFYVLNLLRTDSGKALPVVRGWLPGSATGARVPAAPEGEVTVTGDLQASENTHSDGVNVRGGLPSGQIGMISAATLVNLVPYDVYDAWVTLPEAEAGGTGGGMEPVPAAAPEGSGLDLKAFQNLGYTGEWFVFAAFVLFMWFRLVRREAEAERDIALGLVPEGAPAAAAPAAKGAGPDSDDAGPAQQVSTAPEGTGPAQQDATAPEGTGPAQQDATAPASPEGTPQDAPEDPSAPDYGDVARTPVR
- a CDS encoding SigE family RNA polymerase sigma factor; this encodes MPVIAPMPAAHPTSLPSQRGGADETVAAGTTVDHLTETYRAHYRSLLGLAALLLDDTASCEDVVQEAFIRVHSARNRVREPEKTLAYLRQTVVNLSRSALRRRILGLKLLSKPMPDMASAEEGAYDQLERDALIKAMKGLQRRQREVLVLRYFADMTEAQVAETLGVSLGSVKAYGSRGIAALRVVMEAQA